From the Macrobrachium nipponense isolate FS-2020 chromosome 9, ASM1510439v2, whole genome shotgun sequence genome, the window cactcctgattggctgttgataagccaatcacagggctggaaactctcagtctctgtcgagagttcacatgggtaggatctatgttccatgcatcctacctatgtgaactctctcgagagactggagtttccagccccgtgattggcttgtcaacagccaatcaggagcgtcgtaaaggactggcctagacatcaaatgcgcggttgatgtgaatctactataactgtTACTCAGATGttttatgtaaacaaaaggaaattGTGGATGATAATGCAAAGATTTTTTTCAGTGTAGATTTGAAGAAGTGAGAAAAGTGGAAACTGtaataattacagacttaaaaaatgttgtaaaaagTTCAATATAGTTATCAAAATTGGATCATTATGTGTTGAGGTAATGCTGTCACTTATGTATAGAACAATAAGGAAACtggaaagaaattctctctctctctctctctctctctctctctctctctctctctctctctctctctcgacgacatGTCGAAagggcattttcttttttttatgatctgAAAACTCATTAGCGTACTGCAGGTCGCTCAAGGCCATGCAGTTGGTCGCTGGAGAGCTTCCACCTGGCTAGAATTTCTAGCTTGTAATTGCTTATGAGAAGGTGCTTTTGAAGGCATGTAATTATCGCAGGATATGAACTTGTTTAATTGCTTTGCCTTTGACGGTATGTAatgttttttccacttttcttcaTGAGGAGAAAATGCTGCTTCGCCATTCTCTTGAGGGCAAAGGCCTTTCGTAATTTCTATCATTAAAACTGGAACAAGAAAAGTTCACTTCTTCATTTCATGGGAAATTGTAATCACAGTATTTGAACGATGTAATAAGCTGCGTTTTAAAGTTTATTCTTTATTGTAGTTATAACAGTTGGCCATTACTCGTGacgtttcattttcttattctacCCTACGGTGAATTATTCTTCCAATCATTCCTTTCATCAATGAATTGAACTACGACACTGGTAGTGATGTAAGTATAGGATATATTACGATAATAAAGGGAATATTACGATAACGAGTTCAGTTAATAATTGATATTACTTATTTTTCTCTGAATAATcctttactcatttttttaaatcatatattcCAGAGATAAATTTGACGAGAATTTCCAAATTcttaagttataaaaaaaaaacgggatcTTGAAAACCATTAACAAAGGCAAGCGTATGTGGGATATAAGCAATAAGTAAATGacaagttaaaaacaaaactatttcgaTTTCACGAATATGTcaacaaataaaatatcacaattttttaatcTTGCATAAAAGTGGTGTTTGGAACTCTAACTCCGAAAGCCCTTGAAAGCTCTGAAAAGGTGACAGCTTATGTGCTAAAATAATCGTTTTCAGTATTATGGTAACAATAATTATGCacaaatgcacatacacatacatatataggcacacacacatatatatatatgtatgtatgtatggatgaatgtacatatatactatatatataatattatatatatgatataatagatatatatatatcgaattattTAACACACCTGTTTTTGTAAGTGTTTATGTGTTTTTTCTGCAAAAAtcatgtaaatttttttaaacgttttatctttctttcacaAGTGTGGCTCATACACACACGCGTGTCTTTTTATCAGGGATTAATATCATGTAAATGAATTTACGCTCGCTCAATACGCAGTTAAACTAATACGTAACATCAATAAACTGGATATGAAAAATTCTGTGATAGCAATCTTCTCTATTTGCATGAATTAATTCGTCTGCGATGAAAGTGATAACGTTGGGGGGATTGTACGAAACGTAATTTCCTAAAATTTGTGTTACTTAATATCTACGCGCAAAAATGATgggatttgtaaatatatatatatatatatatatatatatatatatatatatatatatatatataattacaaatatatatatatatatatatatatatatatatatatatatatatatatatatatgtgtgtgtgtgtgtgtgtgtgtgtgtgtgtgtgtgtgtgtgtatgtgttgtgtgagtgtgtgttgcgACGTACGAAAATGAGACCTTGTGTATGGAAAGAGCGAAATATATAAAGATGATAAAGTATATTTACAGAGACGTAAAACGTTGTGTGATGAAGACCCTACTCCATAATCAACACAAAATTACATTGGGATTGATGGAGACGTTTCGTGTTTGTCGCTGTCTACTGATGCCTTAATACACCATAGAATGGATCCAAGATGACAGGAAATTGATAATATTCCATAGTTTCTTTTGTAggattaccccccaaaaaaaaaactcatttgttAGCTCCACACATCCGACAGATATCAATAATAGGAATCTGCATGACAGATAAACCGATTATAAACAATGATACTCTCCGCGTCTTTCAACTTGGACGAAGTTCAATCAAGTATCCAGAAATTGTCACGGCAACGTAAGGCGGATTTAATCCCTGACCGTGTGTTTCTCCCTCGTTCCCATAAACAAGCACGTGAAAAAACATTCACGCATATGTAatcgcacacactcacacacacgctcatacacacacacacacacacacacacacacacacacacacacacacacacacatatatatatatatatatatatatatatatatatatatatatatatatatatatatatatatcaagactaTCAGGGGTtatagtgataaatatatataaaattatataacccTTTTCGCAGTTTTAGTGATACGTTATGAACATTCAGTTGGTTATATATCAACTCtcactttttctttaatatatatatatatatatatatatatatatatatatatatatatataagatatatatataaaggaaaaatgtgAAAGTTGATATATGTCTATGTTATATCAGTACAACTGGAAAATGGggttatatattttgaaatatattaatactatagtCCTTTACAGTCTTGGGTTccccacacaattgtttattagGCTTCTCACTAATGCctacataaaaaagagaaataaacgaTGAATCTCTCACCGTCCCTAGCAGGATTCACATTAGTGCACAGAAGGTCAAGAGAGAGTTCACCACCAGGCCAGGCTACGAATACGGAACTTAAGCCTAATTCAGCTCATGCATATATGGATATGGAGAATTTAGATACAATTTACTTGTACGGGGAGGTCGAGATGTTAAGAGATCATTGTGGTCAttcagaatacacacacacacatacacacacacacacacacacacacatatatatatatatattatatatattataataatatattatatatatatatctattatatatatattaatcatattatatattatatattattaaaatataatagattatatatattattatatatatatataatatataattataaaattatataatatatatgtataatatatataatttagtataatatataatatttatataatatatattatatatataaatattttaagatatatattatagcatatatatatatatatagtatatatgtatattaatatatagatattatatatacagtggaacctcgagatacgagtttaattcgttccagaaCCAAGCTCGTAAGTCAATCGGCTCGTATCTCAAACGAAtttctcccatttaaaataactgaattcaATTTAATCCGTTCCGGACCTATGAAAAAACCCCATCCCCAAACCattgtaaattatgaataaagaaatgttttttaaatagcaaataaacatgtataattaacatataataaaatatgaaataagaaataatgagTTATTTAGCATAATAGTCTTACTTTGGAGACAGACGAGTGCGGCTAACGAAGGTGAACggcgaggaggagggaggggggaagggatgtAGGCACTCTAGACACGTACATAAACGGCACTTTTTTAGAACTTAAAACTATTTTcgtaactttaaaactaaaactacacttttcttatttcaaatgaaagaaaaacttaaaacaatgcacttaactttaaacttaaactaagcttaacatttacgtaaatttaatgATCACTTGTTTTTGCCTTCTTGGCTGCACTTTCTGTACTTTCACTCGCAgctcttttcaataaaaatgtatccaaagAACTTTGCTTTTGCCTGCCTTTCAAAATGCTTCGAAAATGTGACAAACAAGAGTCATTAAAAAGCGCTGAAGCACGACTAGTTGCCACTTTTTCTGGGTGtttcttttcaattaaatttgaCAGCTTTTCCCACATTGCCAGCATGTCTTTAATTTCACCTGTAGAAATCACTTCCTccagctcttcctcctcctcactcgtGTTAATCTCTTCCAGAACCTTCGTGTGTTGCATCATCTGCAACTCTTTTCAACTCCTCAGTTGAGAGTTCCTCCTCATGTTCTTCGACGAGTTCGTTGACGTCACCCTCATCTACCTCCAGAACCCATCGACTTTCCGAGAGATACAATCTCCTCCAACTCTTCTTGCTCGGTCTCGGGCTCAAACCCTTCGAAATCTCTTTCTGCAACAGCATCAGGCCATAACTTTTTCCATGCAGAGTTCAACGTTCGTCTTGTTACCCCTTGCCATGCCAAGTCAATGATACGTAGACAGATCACGATGTTGTAATGATCTTTCCAAAACTCTCGTTGggttagatttgtgttttctgtcACTTCAAAGCAGTGGCGGAACAAGTGCTTCGTGTACAGCTTTTTGAAGTTGGAAATGACCTGCTGATCCATCGGCTGTAGGATTGAAgtcgtattgggtgggaggtagagaACTTTGATAAACTGGAACTCCTCCAGAATATCATCTTCAAGACCAGGTGGGTGGGCTGGAGCATTATCAAGGATGAGCAATGCTTTCATTGTGAGTTTATTTTCTTGCAGATACGTCTTCACTGCAGGGCCAAAGACGAGATTTACCCAGTCAGTAAAAAACTGCCGCGTAACCCATGCCCTAGCATTGGCGCGCCACATAACgtgcaatttttctttcagtatcttgtgcgtcttgaaggctcgaggatttTCCGAATGATAAACTAGCAGTGGCTTCACTTTACAATCACCGCTAGCATTTGCACATAATGCAAGGGTCAGACGGTCCTTAATGGATTTATGGCCTGGCATCATCTTCTCCTCTGCTGTGATGTAAGTCCTCCGTGGCATTTTCCTCCAAAATAGGCCCATTTCATCGCAGTTGAACACCTGTTGTGGGATGTAGCCTTCCCTCGCAACAAGCGCAGCGAACTTTTGGATGTATGTATCGGCTGCTTTCACATTTGCATTCGCAGCTTCGCCATGcctcaccactgaatggatgctagttctcttcttaaaattatcaaaccagccATGGCTTGCCTTAAACACTTCTTCTGATGCCTCTTTAGAAGTTGATGCTTCTTTCTTCACTAAGTCGGCATAAATACTCCGTGCCTTCTCGCATATTACCGTCTCCGTCACTGTATCTCCTGCCAACTTCTCTTTCACCCACACGAGCAGAAGCTTCTCCATTTCCTCGTGaatatttgtccttaattgggaaagaattgtggttccttttgctgGTGTAGCActcttgatggcatccttctgcttcaaTATCGTACAAATTGTCGATGTACTACGGTCATAGATCTTTGCGAGTTCAATCACTCGTGTGCCacgctcatgtttttctattatttcttgcttTAGTTCTATCGACATCATCCTTTTCATCCTGTCACCATTGTCCTTAGCACTCACTTTCTTCGGCCCCATGATAACACACAAAAAAGTTCAGTAATCACGCAAAAATCAAGCAAATAAGAGTAGAGCGCACAAGATACACTTTGATTCAAGCGGGTAACACGTGCGAGTGAGCGAGAGATGCTCTCGGATGATGCTCGACCCACTGCGCCAACTAGCGGGACACTCCGGAAACATGGCTCATATCTCGGATTTGGGCTCATATCTTGAACGAAAATATGGCCAGAGCTCCGGCTTGTATCTCAAAAAACTCGTATGTTCGGCtgctcgtatctcgaggtaccactgtatatatatatatatatatatatatatatataatatatatatatatataatatatatatatatatatatatatatatatatatatata encodes:
- the LOC135218205 gene encoding tigger transposable element-derived protein 1-like, with protein sequence MGPKKVSAKDNGDRMKRMMSIELKQEIIEKHERGTRVIELAKIYDRSTSTICTILKQKDAIKSATPAKGTTILSQLRTNIHEEMEKLLLVWVKEKLAGDTVTETVICEKARSIYADLVKKEASTSKEASEEVFKASHGWFDNFKKRTSIHSVVRHGEAANANVKAADTYIQKFAALVAREGYIPQQVFNCDEMGLFWRKMPRRTYITAEEKMMPGHKSIKDRLTLALCANASGDCKVKPLLVYHSENPRAFKTHKILKEKLHVMWRANARAWVTRQFFTDWVNLVFGPAVKTYLQENKLTMKALLILDNAPAHPPGLEDDILEEFQFIKVLYLPPNTTSILQPMDQQVISNFKKLYTKHLFRHCFEVTENTNLTQREFWKDHYNIVICLRIIDLAWQGVTRRTLNSAWKKLWPDAVAERDFEGFEPETEQEELEEIVSLGKSMGSGGR